From the genome of Tindallia californiensis, one region includes:
- a CDS encoding GIY-YIG nuclease family protein, translating to MAWVYILKCNDNSLYTGWTNSLEKRIAKHSKGNASKYTRARLPVRLVYTEKMENKQEALKREFSIKKMCREEKLSLIKNTAR from the coding sequence GTGGCCTGGGTATATATATTGAAATGCAACGATAATTCCTTGTATACGGGATGGACAAATTCCTTAGAAAAGAGAATCGCAAAGCATTCAAAGGGAAATGCGTCAAAATACACAAGAGCAAGGTTGCCGGTGCGTTTGGTTTATACTGAAAAGATGGAAAACAAACAGGAAGCCTTAAAAAGAGAGTTTTCCATAAAAAAGATGTGCCGCGAGGAGAAACTGAGTTTAATAAAAAACACTGCCAGGTAA
- a CDS encoding ferritin, translating to MLSEKLLHEMNEQVKHEMFSANYYLSMAAYFNDKDLPGFANFFRIQAQEENMHAMKFFDFIDEVNGRVRISALDEPQSDFESVKDVIKLALEHEQFVTKKIHQLMDIAVEEKNYPAISFLNWFVDEQVEEEATMQELLSKILRVGDKGHVLYLLDKEMGSRQPE from the coding sequence ATGCTTTCAGAAAAATTATTGCACGAAATGAACGAACAGGTGAAACACGAGATGTTTTCTGCCAATTACTACCTTTCCATGGCCGCATACTTTAATGACAAGGACTTGCCGGGTTTTGCAAACTTCTTTCGTATCCAGGCTCAAGAAGAAAACATGCATGCCATGAAATTTTTCGACTTTATCGATGAGGTGAATGGTCGAGTGCGCATTTCAGCCTTAGACGAACCTCAAAGTGATTTCGAATCCGTTAAAGATGTCATAAAGTTAGCGCTTGAGCATGAACAATTTGTAACCAAAAAGATTCATCAGCTAATGGATATTGCTGTTGAAGAAAAAAACTATCCGGCCATTTCTTTTCTAAACTGGTTTGTTGACGAACAAGTTGAAGAAGAAGCTACTATGCAGGAATTACTATCTAAAATCCTTCGTGTTGGTGACAAAGGACATGTTCTTTACCTTCTGGACAAAGAAATGGGTTCCAGACAACCAGAATAA